ATAAATTGTGTTTGGTATATGGCTTTTTCAGGCCAGAGGCTTAACACTTATTATTTTGGTTTGAGCACTCATCATCTCAGGTTGGACTATAGCCAGTTTATCTGGCGGATGGCTCTGATCTTCACTAGTCACATCAGAGTTTAATCAGTAGGCGATTCTGGTAATGCTTTCTAATTCTAACACATTAATCCAGTGGGGGGAGGAATCGGTTAAAACCACCTGTTACGTATTATGCCAAATCTTCACTCAGTAATTCAAGGACAATTTTAGAAACCATGACTTCTCGGGCTACTTTAAAGCACGATACATCAAACTCGATTGATGTGAGTCTGTCAAGGAATTCTTAGTCATTTCTACTAACTCAACGAAAATAGTAACATCGGTAAAACAGGATGTTTTTATTTTTCAACAAGCCCTTTTTGCTCTGAAATCTGATACAACTGATCCGATTTCAGATTGTCCCATTTGGCTGTCTTTCCCGAAGGCCATTTGATGTGAACAGATGCGATTTCTGTTTCGTCACCTAACCCAAAGGTAACAGGGAGTTCAGTTTGTGACAGATAGCTGCGGGTCGGCATCACCAGTCGACTTTGTACACCCGACTGCGTTTCGATTTGAATCTGAGCCCCCAGTGCATCATGGTTGGAGGCTAGTATAGAACCTTTGTTTCCTTTGGTAGGATCACTTGTGAGCTGGAAACGAACCCAATGGTGGCCCGTTTGTTGATCGTTTCGTAAGAGTCGCGGCGTTTTTCCAGTGGACATGATCAATAGATCCAAATCGCCGTCACCGTCAATATCACCGAATGTTGCGCCGCGGCCGACCAGGGGGCGGACAAAATCTGAACCGACCAGCGATTCTCCTAAAGGCAGGAACTCGGTCGCATGTTGTGCGCCGCAGTTCCAGAACAGTTGCGGTTCCTGTTCGTAATGCTGCCGTTCCTGCACGATATTAATATCTTCTTCCAGGTGACCGTTTGCTGCAAACAGGTCAAGTCGTCCATCCAAGTCGGCATCAAAGAAGAAAACGCCGAACGTTAAAGCCAGTCGTGTTTGGGGGCCAAGTCCGTTTGAGACAGCTTCATCGATAAACTGCATCTCTTTTCCGGGCGACGTATAGAGGGCCGTCATTTCATTGGCAAAGTTGCCGATGGCGATTCCCAGCGTCTCATCATTTCGGAACGGGGCGATGTCGATTCCCATCGCCCCGCGTGCATTCCCATTCATATCAAAGGCGACTCCTGAAATCGCCGCTGTTTCTGTAAATATGCCATTCTGTTGATTGTGAAATAGAAAGTTCTGAACGGTATCATTGGTGATGAAGATATCGAGATAGCCATCCTGATCAAAATCGTAGAAATTCAATCCCAGCGATTTTGCTAACGGTACTCCCGTTCCGGGGGTGAATATTCTCAGGCCGGCCTGCTCGGAAACTTCATTGAAGGTGCCATTTCCCTGGTTCTGGTAGAGCAGGGGGGGAACGCCATTGAAGTTTTGCGGACGACCGTATGCGCGGATACCTCCTTTGAGCGTGAAGTTCTGCGCGCGGTCAAAGTCACGCGTCCATTCCACATAATTACAGACGAGTAAATCCAAATCTCCGTCACGGTCATAATCAAACCAGCCGCAACTGGTGCTCCAGAGTTGCGCGGGGCCACCAACGCCAGCTTGCATTGTGACGTCAGTGAAGCGTGTTCC
This genomic interval from Gimesia alba contains the following:
- a CDS encoding CRTAC1 family protein — translated: MADQNSANLDPNLEEETEQNDESIGRAFWYSLAVMLVFAIVGGTFFLLSQLRQPENIVKETPLALPTEREVEELTLPKIPFTDITKAAGIDFVHHNGAAGEKLLPETMGGGAAFLDYDNDGDQDLLLVGSNDWPWSQPQKKDSTHSSLALYQNDGTGKFKDVTDEMGLNVSLYGMGIACGDYNNDGRVDLFISALGTNRLFKNEGTRFTDVTMQAGVGGPAQLWSTSCGWFDYDRDGDLDLLVCNYVEWTRDFDRAQNFTLKGGIRAYGRPQNFNGVPPLLYQNQGNGTFNEVSEQAGLRIFTPGTGVPLAKSLGLNFYDFDQDGYLDIFITNDTVQNFLFHNQQNGIFTETAAISGVAFDMNGNARGAMGIDIAPFRNDETLGIAIGNFANEMTALYTSPGKEMQFIDEAVSNGLGPQTRLALTFGVFFFDADLDGRLDLFAANGHLEEDINIVQERQHYEQEPQLFWNCGAQHATEFLPLGESLVGSDFVRPLVGRGATFGDIDGDGDLDLLIMSTGKTPRLLRNDQQTGHHWVRFQLTSDPTKGNKGSILASNHDALGAQIQIETQSGVQSRLVMPTRSYLSQTELPVTFGLGDETEIASVHIKWPSGKTAKWDNLKSDQLYQISEQKGLVEK